From the Lysobacter sp. FW306-1B-D06B genome, one window contains:
- the tsf gene encoding translation elongation factor Ts, translating into MAEITASLVKELRERTGAGMMECKKALTENNGDIDTAAEWLRKSGLAKADKKADRVAAEGRIAVAQAGGKAVLVEINSETDFVAKDENFIAFANAVAQAALASGAADVETLKAAKLASGETVEEARAAAIAKLGENILIRRIARTDTDNNVAAYVHGGKIGVLVEVKGGDADLARGLAMHVAAMNPPHIKASDVPADFVAKEKEIELAKMSDKDKAKPADILEKIISGKIAKIVNEVTLYGQPYVLDTNQTVEQVVKAAGADVVGMQRLAVGEGIEKVVEDYAAEVMKQAGLA; encoded by the coding sequence ATGGCTGAAATCACCGCTTCCCTGGTCAAGGAACTGCGCGAGCGCACCGGCGCCGGCATGATGGAGTGCAAGAAGGCGCTCACCGAGAACAACGGCGACATCGACACCGCGGCCGAGTGGCTGCGCAAGTCGGGTCTGGCCAAGGCCGACAAGAAGGCCGATCGCGTGGCCGCCGAAGGCCGCATCGCCGTCGCCCAGGCCGGCGGCAAGGCCGTGCTGGTCGAGATCAACTCCGAGACCGACTTCGTCGCCAAGGACGAGAACTTCATCGCCTTCGCCAACGCCGTCGCCCAGGCCGCCCTGGCCTCCGGCGCCGCCGACGTCGAAACGCTGAAGGCCGCCAAGCTGGCCTCCGGCGAAACCGTCGAGGAAGCCCGCGCCGCCGCCATCGCCAAGCTCGGCGAGAACATCCTGATCCGCCGCATCGCGCGCACCGACACCGACAACAACGTCGCTGCCTACGTGCACGGCGGCAAGATCGGCGTGCTGGTCGAGGTCAAGGGCGGCGATGCCGACCTGGCGCGCGGCCTGGCGATGCACGTCGCCGCGATGAACCCGCCGCACATCAAGGCGTCGGACGTTCCGGCCGACTTCGTCGCGAAGGAAAAGGAAATCGAGCTGGCCAAGATGTCCGACAAGGACAAGGCCAAGCCGGCCGACATCCTGGAGAAGATCATCAGCGGCAAGATCGCCAAGATCGTCAACGAGGTCACGCTGTACGGCCAGCCGTACGTGCTGGACACCAACCAGACCGTCGAGCAGGTGGTGAAGGCCGCCGGTGCCGACGTCGTCGGCATGCAGCGCCTGGCCGTCGGCGAAGGCATCGAGAAGGTGGTGGAAGACTACGCCGCCGAAGTCATGAAGCAGGCCGGCCTGGCGTAA
- the rpsB gene encoding 30S ribosomal protein S2 yields MPQITMRQMLEAGVHFGHQTRYWNPKMGPYIFGARGKIHIINLEKTVPLFNDAMNFLSGIAQKRGMILFLGTKRSARESIKEEAERCGMPYMNQRWLGGTLTNFRTVKQSVQRLKELEAAETDGTFQKLVKHEVLGLRRERDKLEASLGGIKDMNRLPDALFVIDIGHEDIAIKEAKKLGIPVVAVVDTNYDPALVDYAIPGNDDAIRAVQLYARAAADAVLEGKAAAPSAASVREEDFAEAGETEEGDRKAPRRAPAKKAAGKKAEAAE; encoded by the coding sequence ATGCCCCAGATCACCATGCGCCAGATGCTGGAAGCCGGCGTCCATTTCGGCCACCAGACCCGCTACTGGAACCCGAAGATGGGTCCGTACATCTTCGGCGCCCGCGGCAAGATCCACATCATCAACCTCGAGAAGACCGTTCCGCTGTTCAACGACGCGATGAACTTCCTCTCGGGCATCGCCCAGAAGCGCGGCATGATCCTGTTCCTCGGCACCAAGCGCTCGGCGCGTGAGTCGATCAAGGAAGAGGCCGAGCGTTGCGGCATGCCGTACATGAACCAGCGTTGGCTGGGCGGCACGCTGACCAACTTCCGCACCGTGAAGCAGTCGGTGCAGCGCCTGAAGGAGCTGGAAGCGGCCGAGACCGACGGTACGTTCCAGAAGCTGGTCAAGCACGAAGTGCTCGGCCTGCGTCGTGAGCGCGACAAGCTGGAAGCCTCGCTGGGCGGCATCAAGGACATGAACCGCCTGCCCGACGCGCTGTTCGTGATCGACATCGGCCACGAAGACATTGCGATCAAGGAAGCCAAGAAGCTCGGCATCCCGGTCGTCGCCGTCGTCGACACCAACTACGACCCGGCCCTGGTCGACTACGCCATCCCGGGCAACGACGACGCCATCCGCGCCGTGCAGCTGTACGCCCGCGCCGCCGCCGACGCCGTGCTGGAAGGCAAGGCCGCCGCTCCGTCGGCCGCCAGCGTTCGCGAGGAAGACTTCGCCGAAGCCGGCGAGACCGAGGAAGGCGACCGCAAGGCTCCGCGCCGCGCCCCGGCCAAGAAGGCTGCCGGCAAGAAGGCCGAAGCGGCCGAGTAA
- the map gene encoding type I methionyl aminopeptidase: MGHNAAMAITVKTPEEIEKMRVAGRLAAEVLQVVAPHVKAGVTTEELDRICHDHIVNVQKAIPANVGYKGFPKTVCTSVNNVICHGIPSEAKVLKDGDIVNIDVTVIKDGWHGDTSRMYVVGTPSVMAKRLVDVTREAMFRGIRTVKPGATLGDIGAAIQEYAEGERFSVVREYCGHGIGRIYHEDPQVLHYGRAGEGLVLKPGMTFTIEPMINEGSRYTKLLPDGWTVVTKDRKLSAQWEHTVAVTDDGVDILTRVPGDDNDL, from the coding sequence ATGGGCCATAATGCGGCCATGGCCATTACCGTCAAAACCCCCGAAGAGATCGAGAAGATGCGCGTCGCCGGCCGCCTGGCCGCCGAGGTGCTCCAGGTCGTCGCCCCGCACGTCAAGGCGGGCGTGACCACCGAGGAACTGGACCGCATCTGCCACGATCACATCGTCAACGTGCAGAAGGCGATCCCGGCCAACGTCGGCTACAAGGGATTCCCCAAGACCGTCTGCACCTCGGTCAACAACGTCATCTGCCATGGCATCCCGAGCGAGGCCAAGGTCCTGAAGGACGGCGACATCGTCAACATCGACGTCACCGTCATCAAGGACGGCTGGCACGGCGACACCAGCCGCATGTACGTGGTCGGCACGCCTTCGGTCATGGCCAAGCGCCTGGTCGACGTGACCCGCGAGGCGATGTTCCGCGGCATCCGCACGGTGAAGCCGGGCGCGACGCTGGGCGACATCGGCGCGGCGATCCAGGAGTACGCCGAGGGCGAACGCTTCAGCGTGGTGCGCGAGTACTGCGGCCACGGCATCGGCCGGATCTACCACGAAGACCCGCAGGTGCTGCATTACGGGCGCGCGGGCGAAGGGCTGGTGCTCAAGCCCGGCATGACCTTCACCATCGAGCCGATGATCAACGAGGGCTCGCGCTATACCAAGCTGCTGCCCGACGGCTGGACCGTGGTCACCAAGGACCGCAAGTTGTCCGCGCAATGGGAGCACACCGTCGCCGTTACCGACGATGGCGTGGACATCCTCACCCGCGTGCCGGGCGACGACAACGACCTATGA
- the glnD gene encoding [protein-PII] uridylyltransferase translates to MTDRSAAVDEPSAAQDAAGHAAAIRSAIATVDAGLAKAFDADPDADIDRLLAARAGAMDAQVRAAWKACIPDDAALALFAIGGYGRAELFPQSDIDLLVLAEPDAQAAHAEALSRFVALLWDGGLPVGHAVRSSTQCTEAAADITVLTSMLEARPLIAQVAHLHTLQAAITPSLVWPAREFFAAKREELRLRHARYEDTADNLEPNLKEGPGGLRDVQTLRWMALRIVGTGDLESLVAIGQFGADELATLERERRALSRLRFGLHLVAGKREERLRFDYQKTLAQRLGHVDNADNLAVEQMMQGFYRSAALVQRIGERLLQRFEEQIEGETAPIPIDHAFELRRDYLAARDPHWPRDAYDVFALFAVWAAHDAVRGLHSQTARALAESLSRVPAFQQAEPALRERFLSLLRGPHPVHALERMARLGVLGRWIPAFAKVSGRMQFDLFHVFTVDQHTLAVLRNLARFASGIADERFSIAHEIWPRLRKPELLLLAGLFHDIGKGRGGDHSELGADDARIFCSTMGLSQADTALVEWLVRQHLLMSVTAQKQDIADPEVIHRFAGKVADRERLDHLYLLTCADIAGTSPKLWNAWKDRLLADLYTATRLALRRGLEHPVAGNERADETRDAARAMLATMGIGDEQVDALFARMPQIGFERGRPDQIAWQAASLRGLDVGQTLVRARALGEHAGALEVFVHSPDRDGLFAAIVATLDRCGLAIQQARVLDGPNGMVFDSFEVVPIDPRCPPSTDDVEQRLGAALAGDLDRIKPARRAQPRHLKHFRFAPQIGFDTLESESGTRTMLSLVCPDRPGLLADVTHAIRSLGLSVHDARIATFGERAEDVFQITHPRNGRDGALDETQRQALRDALLACLEGDC, encoded by the coding sequence ATGACTGATCGCTCCGCCGCCGTCGATGAGCCTTCGGCGGCGCAGGATGCCGCTGGCCACGCGGCCGCGATCCGCAGCGCCATTGCCACGGTCGATGCGGGCCTGGCCAAGGCCTTCGACGCCGATCCCGATGCCGACATCGACCGCCTGCTCGCGGCGCGCGCCGGCGCGATGGACGCGCAGGTGCGCGCGGCATGGAAAGCGTGCATTCCCGACGACGCAGCGCTGGCATTGTTCGCCATCGGCGGCTACGGCCGCGCCGAGCTGTTCCCGCAATCCGACATCGACCTGCTGGTGCTGGCCGAGCCCGATGCGCAGGCCGCACACGCCGAGGCGCTCTCGCGCTTCGTCGCGCTGCTTTGGGATGGCGGCCTGCCGGTCGGCCACGCCGTGCGCTCCTCCACGCAGTGCACCGAAGCGGCCGCCGACATCACCGTGCTCACCTCGATGCTGGAGGCGCGCCCGCTGATCGCGCAGGTCGCGCACCTGCACACGTTGCAGGCGGCGATCACCCCCAGCCTGGTGTGGCCGGCGCGCGAGTTCTTCGCTGCCAAGCGCGAAGAACTGCGCCTGCGCCACGCGCGCTACGAAGACACCGCCGACAACCTCGAGCCGAATCTGAAGGAAGGCCCCGGCGGCCTGCGCGACGTGCAGACGCTGCGCTGGATGGCGCTGCGCATCGTCGGTACGGGCGACCTGGAATCGCTGGTCGCCATCGGCCAGTTCGGCGCGGACGAACTGGCCACGCTCGAACGCGAACGCCGTGCGCTGTCGCGCTTGCGCTTCGGCCTGCACCTGGTGGCCGGCAAGCGCGAGGAACGCTTGCGCTTCGATTACCAGAAGACGCTCGCGCAACGCCTGGGTCACGTCGACAACGCCGACAACCTCGCTGTCGAGCAGATGATGCAGGGCTTCTACCGCAGCGCCGCACTGGTGCAGCGCATCGGCGAGCGCCTGTTGCAGCGGTTCGAGGAGCAGATCGAAGGCGAGACCGCGCCGATTCCGATCGACCACGCGTTCGAATTGCGCCGCGACTACCTGGCTGCGCGCGACCCGCACTGGCCGCGCGACGCCTACGACGTGTTCGCGCTGTTCGCCGTCTGGGCCGCACACGACGCGGTGCGCGGACTGCATTCGCAGACGGCGCGCGCGCTGGCCGAATCGCTGTCGCGCGTGCCCGCGTTCCAGCAAGCCGAGCCCGCGCTGCGCGAACGTTTCCTGTCGCTGTTGCGCGGCCCGCATCCGGTGCATGCGCTGGAGCGCATGGCGCGCCTGGGCGTGCTGGGACGCTGGATTCCCGCGTTCGCCAAAGTTTCCGGGCGCATGCAGTTCGACCTGTTCCATGTCTTCACCGTGGACCAGCACACGCTGGCGGTGCTGCGCAATCTCGCGCGCTTCGCCTCGGGCATCGCCGATGAGCGCTTTTCCATCGCGCACGAAATCTGGCCGCGCCTGCGCAAGCCGGAGCTGCTGCTGCTGGCCGGTCTGTTCCACGACATCGGCAAAGGCCGTGGCGGCGATCATTCCGAACTCGGCGCCGACGACGCGCGCATTTTCTGCAGCACGATGGGCCTGTCGCAGGCCGACACCGCGCTGGTGGAATGGCTGGTGCGCCAGCACCTGCTGATGTCGGTCACCGCGCAGAAGCAGGACATCGCCGATCCCGAGGTGATCCACCGTTTCGCCGGCAAGGTGGCCGATCGCGAACGCCTGGACCATCTGTACCTGCTGACCTGCGCGGACATCGCCGGCACCTCGCCCAAGTTGTGGAACGCGTGGAAGGACCGGCTGCTCGCAGACCTCTACACCGCCACGCGACTGGCCTTGCGCCGCGGCCTGGAGCACCCGGTCGCCGGCAACGAACGCGCCGACGAAACGCGCGACGCGGCGCGCGCCATGCTGGCGACGATGGGCATCGGCGACGAACAGGTGGACGCGCTGTTCGCGCGCATGCCGCAGATCGGTTTCGAACGCGGGCGTCCCGACCAGATCGCCTGGCAGGCCGCATCGCTACGCGGCCTGGATGTCGGCCAGACGCTCGTGCGTGCCCGTGCGCTGGGCGAGCACGCCGGGGCATTGGAAGTGTTCGTGCATTCGCCCGACCGCGACGGCCTGTTCGCCGCCATCGTCGCCACGCTCGATCGCTGCGGCCTGGCGATCCAGCAGGCGCGCGTGCTCGACGGTCCCAACGGCATGGTGTTCGACAGTTTCGAAGTCGTGCCGATCGATCCGCGCTGTCCGCCTTCCACCGACGATGTCGAGCAGCGCCTGGGTGCCGCACTGGCCGGCGACCTCGACCGCATCAAGCCGGCGCGTCGTGCGCAGCCGCGCCACCTGAAGCATTTCCGCTTCGCGCCGCAGATCGGGTTCGACACGCTCGAAAGTGAATCCGGCACGCGCACGATGCTCAGCCTGGTGTGCCCCGACCGCCCCGGACTGCTGGCCGACGTGACGCACGCGATCCGCAGCCTGGGCCTGAGCGTGCACGATGCGCGCATCGCGACCTTCGGCGAGCGCGCCGAGGACGTGTTCCAGATCACCCACCCCCGCAACGGGCGCGACGGCGCGCTCGACGAAACGCAACGGCAGGCGCTGCGCGATGCCTTGCTCGCCTGCCTCGAAGGAGATTGTTGA
- the dapD gene encoding 2,3,4,5-tetrahydropyridine-2,6-dicarboxylate N-succinyltransferase: MALQKKTARKTVRKKAEPKGPGVDELKFMVDSAFERRAMLTLDEIEGSTRPTVERVISGLETGEFRVAEPDGKGGWTVNEWLKKAVLLYFRVNEMQIVDGYPAPYWDKVPARFEGFGESDFRKLGARVVPGAIARRGAHIGKDVVLMPSFVNIGAHVGEGTMVDTWATVGSCAQVGKHCHLSGGAGIGGVLEPLQASPTIIEDHCFIGARSEVVEGFVVGHHSVIGMGVFLGQSTRVYNRATGEITYGYVPPYSVVVSGQLPAKDGSHSLYCAVIVKQVDAKTRSKTSINELLRGLAE; this comes from the coding sequence ATGGCTTTGCAGAAGAAGACCGCCCGCAAGACCGTGCGCAAGAAGGCCGAGCCGAAGGGGCCGGGCGTCGACGAACTCAAGTTCATGGTAGACAGCGCGTTCGAGCGCCGCGCGATGCTGACGCTGGACGAGATCGAAGGCTCCACGCGTCCGACGGTGGAGCGGGTGATCTCGGGTCTTGAAACCGGCGAATTCCGCGTCGCCGAGCCCGACGGCAAGGGCGGCTGGACGGTCAACGAGTGGCTGAAGAAGGCGGTGCTCCTGTACTTCCGCGTCAACGAGATGCAGATCGTCGACGGTTACCCCGCGCCGTATTGGGACAAGGTGCCGGCGCGTTTCGAAGGCTTCGGCGAGTCCGACTTCCGCAAGCTCGGCGCGCGCGTCGTGCCGGGCGCGATCGCGCGCCGCGGTGCGCACATCGGCAAGGACGTCGTGCTGATGCCGAGCTTCGTCAACATCGGCGCGCACGTGGGCGAGGGCACGATGGTCGACACCTGGGCGACGGTGGGTTCGTGCGCGCAGGTCGGCAAGCATTGCCACCTGTCCGGCGGCGCCGGCATCGGCGGCGTGCTGGAACCGCTGCAGGCCAGCCCGACGATCATCGAGGACCACTGCTTTATCGGCGCGCGTTCGGAAGTGGTGGAAGGCTTCGTCGTCGGCCATCACAGCGTGATCGGCATGGGCGTGTTCCTGGGCCAGAGCACGCGCGTCTACAACCGCGCCACTGGCGAGATCACCTACGGCTACGTACCGCCGTACAGCGTCGTCGTGTCCGGCCAGCTGCCGGCGAAGGACGGCTCGCACTCGCTGTACTGCGCCGTGATCGTCAAGCAGGTCGACGCGAAGACGCGCAGCAAGACCAGCATCAACGAGCTGCTGCGCGGGCTGGCGGAGTGA
- a CDS encoding Spx/MgsR family RNA polymerase-binding regulatory protein has translation MTTTLYGLSNCDTCKKARKWLDRFGIGYAFVDYRDNRQSPDTLVEWKDKLGGWEAMINKASTTWRTLPDIRKTPGSDAEWKLLLKEYPQLIRRPLVVADDGTVTQGFSDNGFKKRFGVGSLG, from the coding sequence ATGACGACCACGCTCTACGGCCTGAGCAATTGCGACACCTGCAAGAAGGCTCGCAAGTGGCTGGACCGCTTCGGCATCGGTTATGCCTTCGTCGATTACCGCGACAACCGGCAGTCGCCGGACACGCTGGTGGAATGGAAGGACAAGCTCGGTGGCTGGGAGGCGATGATCAACAAGGCGTCCACCACCTGGCGCACGCTGCCCGACATCCGCAAGACGCCCGGTTCGGATGCCGAGTGGAAGCTGCTGCTGAAGGAATACCCGCAGCTGATCCGCCGCCCGCTGGTGGTCGCCGACGACGGCACCGTCACGCAGGGTTTCAGCGACAACGGCTTCAAGAAGCGCTTCGGGGTGGGTTCCCTTGGTTGA
- the dapE gene encoding succinyl-diaminopimelate desuccinylase has product MVEHAADAGDVLALTSDLIARRSVTPEDAGCQALIARRLLAAGFRCEHLRFGDVENLWAAHGSDGPTLALLGHTDVVPPGPREMWHSDPFEPEIRDGVLYGRGAADMKGSVAAFVVALERFVAAHPDHPGRVALLVTSDEEGDAVDGVRQVAEAFRKRGERIDWCITGEPSSKAVLGDLLRVGRRGTLSATLTVVGVQGHVAYPEKARNPIHQAMPALAELAARSWDDGFETFPPTSLQISNIHAGTGANNVIPGELQVLFNLRFNPNWRAEQLERECEDVLRRHGLEYQVRWHRGGEPFYTPEGPLRAAARAVLGRYCGGVPEESTGGGTSDARFIAPLGAQCIEIGPVNASIHKVDENVAVADLERLPGLYRELIERMLLA; this is encoded by the coding sequence TTGGTTGAGCATGCAGCCGACGCGGGCGATGTCCTCGCGCTGACGAGCGACCTCATCGCGCGACGTTCCGTCACGCCCGAGGACGCCGGTTGCCAGGCGCTGATCGCGCGGCGCCTGCTCGCGGCGGGATTCCGTTGCGAGCACCTGCGCTTTGGCGACGTCGAAAACCTCTGGGCGGCGCATGGGTCCGATGGGCCGACGCTGGCGCTGCTCGGGCACACCGACGTGGTCCCGCCCGGTCCGCGCGAAATGTGGCACAGCGATCCCTTCGAGCCGGAGATTCGCGACGGCGTGCTCTACGGGCGCGGTGCGGCCGACATGAAGGGCAGCGTGGCGGCGTTCGTGGTGGCGCTGGAGCGTTTCGTCGCCGCGCATCCCGATCACCCGGGGCGCGTCGCGTTGCTGGTGACCTCCGACGAGGAAGGCGACGCGGTGGACGGCGTGCGCCAGGTCGCCGAAGCGTTCCGCAAGCGCGGCGAGCGCATCGACTGGTGCATCACCGGCGAGCCCTCGTCGAAGGCGGTGCTGGGTGATCTTTTGCGCGTGGGCCGACGCGGCACGCTGTCGGCAACGCTCACGGTGGTGGGCGTGCAGGGGCATGTGGCGTATCCGGAAAAGGCGCGCAATCCGATCCATCAGGCGATGCCAGCGCTGGCCGAACTTGCCGCGCGAAGCTGGGATGACGGATTCGAAACCTTCCCGCCCACCAGTCTGCAGATCAGCAACATCCACGCGGGCACCGGCGCGAACAACGTGATTCCGGGCGAGCTGCAGGTGTTGTTCAACCTGCGCTTCAATCCGAACTGGCGCGCGGAGCAGCTCGAACGCGAGTGCGAGGACGTGCTGCGCCGCCACGGACTGGAATACCAGGTGCGCTGGCATCGCGGTGGTGAACCGTTCTACACACCCGAAGGCCCGCTGCGTGCCGCGGCGCGTGCGGTGCTGGGTCGCTACTGCGGCGGTGTGCCGGAGGAGAGCACCGGCGGCGGAACCTCCGACGCGCGCTTCATCGCGCCGCTGGGCGCGCAATGCATCGAGATCGGGCCGGTCAACGCGAGCATCCACAAGGTGGACGAGAACGTCGCCGTTGCGGACCTGGAGCGGCTGCCGGGGCTGTATCGCGAGTTGATCGAGCGGATGCTGCTGGCCTGA
- a CDS encoding penicillin acylase family protein → MKKWIGRVLIALVLLVVVAVLGVWWLMRGSLPRLEGEVALPGLSAPVTIQRDANGVVTVEAANENDAMRALGYVHAQERYFEMDLLRRTASGELAALFGPVAIGVDKEHRVHRMRARVTRDLDAILGDKRAMAQSYVDGVNAGVGALKVRPWPYLLLRTQPEAWTLSDSVLVGYAMYFDLQDAKNERELAMWRIRPHLPQALYALLAHDGTSWDAPLAGRPRGDATLPGADIVDLRQLPMQEGPRPADVPERSDVGSNNFAVSGQLTADGRAIVADDMHLGLRAPNIWFRARLRYPDARAPDGRVDANGFTLPGLPALVVGSNGHVAWGFTNSYGDWADWKRVPDCDDDSCAGATSTVEIIRVAGSDDVEFPVDETQWGPILHREDDGSSLALRWIAQQPGSMNLGLADFLHARSLDDALAMADRTAIPAQNLAIGDSQGRITWRLLGPMPQRGAGCDPTQVVEPATCAPWPITTASGTALPIGTVQRVWTANSRVVDGALLARVGDGGYANGARAKQIRDGLFAKDRFTERDLLAIQLDDRALFLKRWWTLLRERDGAAKTPALHELAAAASTWQGRASADSVSYRVVRAWRLAVHDRLLDGLTAPAHAALGDKFEMPNLSHFEGVAWPLVTQRPANLLPRRFASWEALFEDAAREVRDELATDGPIAKRTWGERNTAKICHPLSRALPAAVKSSLCMPADELPGDSGMPRVQGPNFGASERMVVAPGHEADGIIHMPGGQSGHPMSPFWGAGHDDWVHGRPTPFLPQETKYAMKLVPGGTR, encoded by the coding sequence ATGAAGAAGTGGATCGGGCGCGTGCTGATCGCGCTGGTGCTGCTGGTGGTGGTCGCGGTGCTGGGCGTGTGGTGGCTGATGCGCGGCAGCCTGCCGCGTCTGGAGGGCGAGGTCGCCCTGCCCGGCCTGTCGGCGCCGGTGACGATCCAGCGCGACGCGAACGGTGTGGTGACCGTGGAGGCCGCCAACGAGAACGACGCCATGCGCGCGCTCGGCTACGTGCACGCGCAGGAACGCTACTTCGAAATGGACCTGCTGCGGCGCACCGCCTCGGGCGAGCTGGCGGCGCTGTTCGGCCCGGTCGCGATCGGCGTGGACAAGGAACATCGCGTGCACCGGATGCGTGCGCGCGTGACGCGCGACCTCGACGCGATCCTCGGCGACAAGCGCGCGATGGCCCAGTCCTACGTCGACGGCGTCAACGCCGGTGTCGGCGCATTGAAGGTGCGGCCGTGGCCGTACCTGCTGCTGCGTACGCAGCCCGAGGCATGGACGCTGTCCGATTCGGTGCTGGTCGGCTATGCGATGTACTTCGACCTGCAGGACGCGAAGAACGAGCGCGAACTGGCGATGTGGCGCATCCGCCCGCATCTGCCGCAAGCGCTGTATGCATTGCTCGCACACGACGGCACGAGCTGGGACGCGCCACTGGCCGGTCGCCCGCGCGGCGACGCCACGCTGCCCGGCGCGGATATCGTCGATCTGCGCCAGCTGCCGATGCAGGAAGGCCCGCGCCCGGCCGACGTGCCGGAGCGCTCCGACGTGGGCAGCAACAACTTCGCCGTATCGGGCCAGCTCACGGCCGACGGTCGCGCGATCGTGGCCGACGACATGCACCTGGGCCTGCGCGCACCCAACATCTGGTTCCGCGCGCGTCTGCGCTATCCGGACGCGCGCGCACCGGACGGCCGCGTCGACGCCAACGGCTTCACCCTGCCCGGCCTGCCGGCGCTGGTGGTGGGCAGCAACGGCCATGTCGCCTGGGGCTTCACCAACAGCTACGGCGACTGGGCCGACTGGAAGCGCGTGCCCGATTGCGACGACGACAGCTGCGCGGGCGCGACGAGCACGGTCGAGATCATTCGCGTGGCGGGTTCGGACGATGTCGAGTTCCCGGTCGACGAGACACAATGGGGCCCGATCCTGCATCGCGAGGACGACGGCAGCAGCCTCGCGCTGCGCTGGATCGCCCAGCAGCCCGGCTCGATGAACCTGGGCCTGGCCGATTTCCTGCACGCCCGCTCGCTCGACGACGCGCTGGCGATGGCCGACCGCACCGCGATCCCCGCGCAGAACCTCGCCATCGGTGACAGCCAGGGGCGCATCACCTGGCGCCTGCTGGGGCCGATGCCGCAACGCGGCGCAGGCTGCGATCCGACGCAGGTCGTCGAACCGGCGACGTGCGCGCCGTGGCCCATCACCACGGCCTCCGGCACCGCATTGCCCATCGGCACCGTGCAGCGCGTGTGGACAGCGAATTCGCGCGTGGTCGATGGCGCGCTGCTCGCGCGCGTCGGCGACGGTGGCTACGCCAACGGCGCACGCGCGAAGCAGATCCGCGACGGCCTGTTCGCCAAGGATCGTTTCACCGAGCGCGACCTGCTCGCCATCCAGCTCGATGACCGGGCGTTGTTCCTCAAGCGCTGGTGGACGCTGCTGCGCGAGCGCGACGGCGCGGCGAAGACGCCGGCGCTGCACGAACTCGCCGCCGCCGCATCGACTTGGCAGGGCCGCGCGAGCGCCGATTCGGTGAGCTACCGCGTCGTCCGCGCGTGGCGGCTCGCGGTGCACGACCGCCTGCTCGACGGCCTGACCGCACCGGCGCACGCGGCGCTGGGCGACAAGTTCGAAATGCCGAACCTCTCGCATTTCGAAGGCGTGGCCTGGCCGCTGGTGACGCAGCGTCCGGCGAACCTGCTGCCGCGCCGCTTTGCTTCGTGGGAAGCGCTGTTCGAGGACGCCGCGCGCGAAGTGCGCGATGAACTGGCGACGGACGGCCCGATCGCGAAACGCACCTGGGGCGAACGCAACACCGCGAAGATCTGCCACCCGCTGTCGCGCGCTTTGCCGGCCGCAGTGAAGTCCTCGCTGTGCATGCCGGCGGACGAGCTGCCCGGCGACAGCGGCATGCCGCGCGTGCAGGGCCCGAACTTCGGCGCTTCCGAGCGCATGGTCGTCGCACCCGGCCACGAGGCCGACGGCATCATCCACATGCCCGGCGGCCAGAGCGGGCACCCGATGTCGCCGTTCTGGGGCGCGGGGCACGACGACTGGGTGCACGGGCGGCCGACGCCATTCCTGCCGCAGGAAACGAAGTACGCGATGAAGCTCGTGCCGGGCGGGACGCGCTGA